ACACATCTATTCATAATTTActtacaaaaattaaaataagataattattttatttcgcaCACATACATGTCAAAATATCATAATAGAataatacatatttatttatatatatatataattttatttatatttttcattttttatggtcaggattgaatttaaaattatattgaaattaatattattaaatttaatatcaaaATCAATTAATAATAGAGTCTAAATTAATTAGATTGAAATTGTTAATTCAATGAATCATCATTCTAGATCTCTTAAACCTATGACTTTGAATTGATATGTTATAAAGAGTTAAACTTGTGCCTTTACTAACAGTTTAAACTTTTAATATAAGCGTTCAATTctataaaaattaaaactttataagATTAGATTTATTCTCTctccttttaattttaaaattgagaGACAAAAATTAATAGTGGGATTTAGTTTAATttgcttttattaaaaaaaattaatattatattatataaaagatGAAATAATTAAACTCAGTTTTAAAGTGACGAAAATCAAAATTagaaattcaaaataatatttaaaacaaACTCATTCGGtccaattttaaaaataaattcgcCATGACCAAAGCTAATTACGTTTGCATTGACACAATCTAAATTGTATCTATTGGATTAAAatcaataatttataaaataaaataaataatgcatgaaataattaaaaattgtattatatttataCAATATGATTAAAAAAATCCCACCGCCTACGAGCGGACGGCTGCACAGCATAACACCAATTAGAGCATAATTGTactaattctttttaattttcacTAAACTATTAATAATCTAAACTAttaccataatttttttttatggtaATTTGTAAACCtctaattaaaagttaaaaaaaaaaagaaattttaaattttaagggaaaaaaattgaaaatgagagtactaaaaaaattactaaaattgaGTGACCGTTACTGAAAATTAACAAGATTAATCTGGACTACAATATTTAATTATGTTaactttaataatattaaattcaaattaaataagttttagaaagaaaaattaaaattaaatgacttTTATAAATTAACTCATAAAATTAAGTGATATCAAGTGATAATTACTCCAAATTAAGAGGAGAACTTGTTAGTACTTTCCATCTGAATTGTGTGGTTCTGGCTTTACCTCTCTAGTTGCTGACCCACCAtcactttctctctttctttttttgttctttttttagGCATCTCTATCAAGGTTATGACGCTCATGTCGATATGTGAAGCAACTTGCTTATAACAAACTACAAACGACAATAAACGAATATATATTATTGAATCGAGAAGCAGTGAAGCACCCaccttaattaaaattttttaaagcgATTTTACTAGGGCAGCATTCATAATATTTGTGCCCTTAAGACAGTGATACATCAACTAACAAGAATCAAGTGCGTGTGAAGATGCAATTTAGGTATGCTTTCAAGCTACTTTCTAAACTGATAATGCCAGATAAAGAACATCACCATTATAGAGATAACCCACATATTGTCGGACGATTATTGCATAAAACCATCTATCACAATTTGCTAATGCCATCGCAAtaattttgcatgtaattaaaatTGGTGGTTATCATGTCGTGCAAGATACACTTATCTTGTAATTATTTATGCATCATTGTTTAGCAAATAACTATGCTATACCAACGAGTTTTTGTTGCATATCCAagtcatttttaaaattataagattacGAGAAGTTTAAGCATTAATTGGAGTTCAATCAATAAGAAACGAGTCTGCATATGAATGGAAATTAAGAGATGAAAATTAAGTATATTGACATATATTGCAAAAATTAGTTgcctcttctctttcttttcttctgcATAGACAATAGAGTAGTTTCATTAGCTTCGCAACCCCACATGaattatttcattaattcataCGTGGGTCTGCCTAATTCTGGTTTGGTACATAGATAAGTAGAAAAGGAAAATCAACCAACCCCTTCTCAAATTCCATCAGAGAGATAATTAATAACCTACACTTCCGTTGAACTGTAGCCATTTAAATCTATCAACTACTGTATGTCTGCATCCATGTATATATTTAGCACCTCTCTGATTGAGCATGGCTGATGCTGACACTGTACCAGATATCAAATATTGACAAAAGCATAGaggttaaaataaaaatatataatattaagagtttaaaattaaataatataaaaattataaacaaaatttacataaaagtgtaaagttgaaaaaaaaatataaaaatattagaggaaaaatagtaatttaaaaaaataaaatttataaataaaatttttattttaaaaattttggaagcaaataataattttttcaaaaaacaCATGAAAGTTTACAGGTAAAAATTGGTTGTTAATTATAGTAAaaaagattataataattatagtaAAGATGCTGTGTTAAGGGATGCAAATGGGCAGTTTCTTCGAGGGCTGTCGGCGTTCAGGGATGGTTGCTTATCGCTGCTCATAGTTAAACTACCTTATTCTATGCAAGTCCCATTATTTGGTCTCAGCATTCGAATTTTCTTTGTAATACTCGTAATTCTAATTTTATACCAGATTTTTATGGTATGCTAAtctggatttaaattgaaatttttttagtttttcctTATTggtcaataaaatattttaatttaaaaaaagggCCCATTTTCAGGTCTTTTTCACCCTAACCACCAACGTATCACGTTCACTTAACAACGCGAAAAGCGATAACAAGTACATTTTTATTTGTAAATTCCATGACTCTGTGTAGAGCTCAACTTAAATAACatgtaatataaaataaaatatttattttggtcAATATATAATATTACACCAATTCAAATGAAGTATCGAAGTTATCCACCCATCAGCACTCTATATATTGTTCTTAGTATTGCATCAACCATACCAAATTATCATAAACACTTCCTCAAGAAAGCCTGAAAAGATGGTCAATTTGGCTGATGCAAATCATGATGCTGAGCTTCTTCAAGCTCAAGCTCATGTATGGAACCACATCTTTAACTTCATCAACTCTATGTCCCTTAAATGTGCAATTCAATTAGGAATCCCAGATGTGATCCACAACTATGGCAAACCCATTACCCTTTCCCAGCTTATTTCTTCTTTACCTGTCCACCCAGCCAAAGCTCGCTGTATAGCTCGCCTAATGCGCCTTTTGGTTCACTCTGGTTTCTTTGCTCAAGCAAAAATCAGTGAAGATGATGATCAAGAAGAAGGGTATGTTCTCACCAGTGCATCTCAGCTCCTTCTCAAGGACAACCCCTTGAGTGTCACGCCGTTCTTGATGGCCATGCTTGATCCTATTTTAACAAGACCATGGCATTATGTGAGCACTTGGTTCCTAAACGATGATCCTACTCCATTTAATACGGCTCATGGGAGGACATTTTGGGAGTATGCTGGACATGAACCCAAGCTCAACGATTTCTTTAACGAAGCAATGGCTAGTGATGCTAGGCTCGTTATGCATGTGGTGATCAATAAGTGTGAGGAAGCGTTTGAGGGGCTGAAGTCATTGGTTGATGTTGGGGGTGGAACAGGAACCGTGGCTAAAGCCATAGCTAAAGCATTCCCTCAGTTGGATTGCATTGTGTTTGATCTCCCACATGTGGTGGCTGGTCTGCAAGGCACTGACAACTTGAAGTATGTTGGAGGCAACATGTTTGAGGAGATTCCTCCTTCCGATGCAATTTTGCTGAAGGTACGTCTAACCATTCTCTCCGATTATCATCCCCTGTACGCTGTAGCTGCTACTTAATTTCTTGGGGACTATCAGATTAGATTAGATTGTTCTTGAGAAAAGAGAAGCTGCGGTGATCCTGCAGCCGCCCATATCTCACCAGTGAATAATTGGCTAGGTCTGATCATTGGTCCAATTGGCTAAAAGTTCAGTTTGAAGATTCTCCTCGAGAAGTTCAATTCTACAGTAGTTTGAAGCTCAAATTTTCAACCCAATTTTAATGGGGCAAGCCCAACCTGCCAGCTTAAATAATCTACAATTTTATCTAAAATGacctataatttattttaatttaaataaaacataaaagattcaaaaaaaaaaattaaagcttCAAATCCTGATAATCTATATGACTCGATTAGTTCATATTTTAGTAAATAACTTGATTTGAATCTGACAGTTAaaagtctaatttttttttcttgtaatgATGACCAGTAGATTTTACACGACTGGAGTGACGAAGAATGCGTAAAGATTATGAAGCAATGTAAAAAAGCCATTAAAGGAAGAGAAGGAGGGAAGTTAATTATCATAGACATGGTGATAGGAAGCGGCAAAAAAGATAAGGATGCCATGGAAACGCAACTCTTCTTTGATATGCTGATGATGGCCTTAGTTAATGGTCAAGAGAGAAATGAAAaagaatgggctaaaatctttttCGATGCTGGTTTTAGCGACTATAAGATAAAACCCATGCTAGGTTTAAGATCCATCATTGAGGTTTATCCTTAATTTAGCTTATAGAGCTTGATTAATTTTATCTTAGCTTTTATTTGTATTTTGCATCTCTATGATATTTTCGTTTGTGTGGTTAAAATTCATCTCCATGTTATGAGCGAGATGCCTCTGCTTTTTACATTGTTAATGGAAGCTTTAGTCGTGCAAGGACTGCTTTGGATATCTTGCTAAAGTTGGATATCTTCAGTATTGATCCCCCTTGCTCTTCCTTGATCTTTAAATTATCACTAAAACTTTTGTCAATGATATGCAAGGTTCTTAGCAACCTGAACACATCTTTAATTTagattttgtaaaaaaaataataataatatacaattttatagGGCTTACAATATATACAAGTATAAATTTTATAAGTTATATATTAATGGTTTAAGTAAACCGAAAAActcaaattgaattatatattcaAAGCATCCCAGCTAACAAAACCCACAATTCTAACAACTTGTTTTTCTTTTGATTTGACGTAAGATTGATGAGCAAACCAACTCTGTTTCACAAGCCTCCAACAAATAAAGCCAGATCACAAACCACCTTCTGAGCTGGAGAAGCAAGAACCAATGCACAAACTGTTAACCCCAGCTGAACCTCCTAAAGAAGTGAAGCCAAGGACCAGGAGACAAGACAATAACCCCTTGGATCGCACACCATCTTCTCATAATCCCCTGCACCTCTTCACCACGAAACTCAAAAATTCACCCACTCCCCATCCATTGCTTCGTAGAGAGGGCTCTGTCGATTTCATTAGTAAAAAGCTAACAATGCTGGACGGAACCACGACAACAAAATGGAGCTTTCAAACAACCAAGTCAATGGGCTGCAAGGCACTGACAACTTGAAGTATGTTGGAGGCAACATGTTTGAGGAGATTCCTCCTTCCGATGCAATTTTACTGAAGGTACGTCTAACCCTTCTCTCCGATTATCATCCCCTGTACGCTGTAGCTGCTACTTAATTTCTTGGGGACTATCAGATTAGATTAGATTGTTCTTGAGAAAAGAGGAGCTGCGGTGATCCTGCAGCCGCCCACATCTCACCAGTGAATAATTGGCTAGGTCTGATCATTGGTCCAATTGGCTAAAAGTTCAGTTTGAAGATTCTCCTCGAGAAGTTCAATTCTACAGTAGTTTGAAGCTCAAATTTTCAACCCAATTTTAATGGGGCAAGCCCAACCTGCCAGCTTAAATAATCTACAATTTTATCTAAAAtgacttataatttattttaatttaaataaaacataaaaaattcaaaaaaaaaattaaagcttCAAATCCTAATAATCTATATGACTCGATTAGTTCATATTTTAGTAAATAACTTGATTTGAATCTGACAGATAaaagtctaatttttttttcttgtaataaTGACCGGTGGATTTTACACGACTAGAGTGATGAAGAATGCGTGAAGATTATGAAGCAATGTAAAGAAGCCATTAAAGGAAGAGAAGGAGGGAAGTTAATTATCATAGACATGGTGATAGGAAGCGGCGAAAAAGATAAGGATGCCATGGAAACGCAACTCTTCTTTGATATGCTGATGATGGCCTTAGTTAATGGTCAAGAGAGAAATGAAAAAGAATGGGCTAAACTCTTTTTCGATGCTGGTTTTAGCGACTATAAGATAAAACCCATGCTAGGTTTAAGATCCATCATTGAGGTTTATCCTTAATTTAGCTTATAGAGCTTGATTAATTTTATCTTAGCTTTTATTTGTATTTTGCATCTCTATGATATTTTCGTTTGTGTGGTTAAAATTCATCTCCATGTTATGAGCGAGATGCCTCTGCTTTTTACATTGTTAATGGAAGCTTTAGTCGTGCAAGGACTGCTTTGGATATCTTGCTAAAGTTGGATATCTTCAGTATTGATCTCCCTTGCTCTTCCTTGATCTTTAAATTATCACTAAAACTTTTGTCAATGATATGCAAGGTTCTTAGCAACCTGAACACATCTTTAATTtagattttgtaaaaaaaaaaaataatatacaattttatagGGCTTACAATATATACAAGTATAAATTTTATAAGTTATATATTAATGGTTTGAGTAAACCGAAAAActcaaattgaattatatattcaAAGCATCCCAGCTAACAAAACCCACAATTCTAACAACTTGTTTTTCTTTTGATTTGACGTAAGATTGATGAGCAAACCAACTCTGTTTCACAAGCCTCCGACAAATAAAGCCAGATCACAAACCACCTTACGAAATGGAGAAGCAAGAACCAATGCACAAACTGTTAACCCCAGTTGAACCTCCTAAAGAAGTGAAGCCAAGGACCAGGAGACAAGACGATAACCCCTTGGATCGCACACCACCTTCTCATAATCCCCTGCACCTCTTCACCACGAAACTCAAAAATTCGCCCACTCCCCATCCATTGCTTCGTAGAGAAGGCTCTGTCGATTTCATTAGTAAAAAGCTAACAATGCTGGACGGAACCACGACAACAAAATGGAGCTTTCAAACAACCAAGTCAATGGGctaaactatttttttaataaaaatattattttatatgctattaaaaaaagtaatttgaaaaaaaattattttattattttagtgtttttatgatcaaaacttatcaaatttaattttaaattattttttaatactctttaactagtacatttaaaaaaataattttttcaatagtAGTTCCAGCAGCAATGCCAAACAGGCTCTAAAACtagaaaaaaattcattttttgttattttattttaaagatGAGCCTATAAACAAATAAACAGTAAAGGGCAGAGGCCTAGTAAAAAAGAAATCCAAGACTCATAGAAAATGTAATGACTCTACGAGAGGCCATTACTAGCGCTAGGGATGAGGTCAGCTTAAAGCTGTCGGAACCCGTAGCAAGCCTAAAAACTAGTTAATCATGAACATAATCCTATAACTCATAATCCAAACATAGTCCAAACCCATTACACTTTCAATTTCTCATTCATCATCATCATTATAAAAATCCATTTAGAATTTGAACCTTTCTATACATAAAATACTAAAGTATAATTGGTTCATACATATATTCTCACATGAGTAGTTAGCTTAGATTTAAAACATACATAATTACATTACTTATCCTTAATAACAACATCTATTAAACTTGAACACCAGTAGAGTAATTATTCCCTTACATATTACATGTCCACTAATcatacaatatacatttaaacacttcacAACTATCCTTGCTGCTCAAGCTCTATAAAACTCTTCTATTCCTATACTCCTACACCTTGGGTTAGGGAAAAGAGGTGAGCTTACACAGGTTCAGTGCATAAATTAAACACATTAATTATCACATTTATTTCATACATATACAATACATCATTCAGATGAGTTTTCACATTATAAACATTTTACATAGGATAGACATGTCACAATTGACTCCCCTAATCAAATATGTCCGGCTCATACAGTGGCTCCTCAGAACTTATGCTTATAACATGACATGTGTCATGCATCAAGAGGTATTGTAAGGTCTCTTTTTAGATTTTATGGAtccataatatatataatattacatgGTCATAAACATTGAGGGAGTCAATGGGTCATGCATAATCCATCATGCACCATAAAAAATTATCCAATTATGCAATATATTCACGTTCTAAATACATACTacataaataaatatgacatgatatATGAGGATGATTATAAGTTGAATTTAACAAGTtacatttattaaggttagaattaCTCACCTCTTATAGACTATCAACCACCTATCACGAACAGTAGCTAACCTGGAATCCTTAGTTTCCTGAAACCCTCAAGTTCAATCCTATAACCATCGAAACCTAATGAGTTGTTCGAAACTCTAGAACTCTATACAAATATCAAACCCATGCTAGGTTTAAGATCCATCATTGAGGTTTATCCTTAATTTAGCTTATAGAGCTTGATTAATTTTATCTTAGCTTTTATTTGTATTTTGCATCTCTATGATATTTTCGTTTGTGTGGTTAAAATTCATCTCCATGTTATGAGCGAGATGCCTCTGCTTTTTACATTGTTAATGGAAGCTTTAGTCGTGCAAGGACTGCTTTGGATATCTTGCTAAAGTTGGATATCTTCAGTATTGATCTCCCTTGCTCTTCCTTGATCTTTAAATTATCACTAAAACTTTTGTCAATGATATGCAAGGTTCTTAGCAACCTGAACACATCTTTAATTtagattttgtaaaaaaaaaaaaataatatacaattttatagGGCATACAATATATACAAGTATAAATTTTATAAGTTATATATTAATGGTTTGAGTAAACCGAAAAActcaaattgaattatatattcaAAGCATCCCAGCTAACAAAACCCACAATTCTAACAACTTGTTTTTCTTTTGATTTGACGTAAGATTGATGAGCAAACCAACTCTGTTTCACAAGCCTCCGACAAATAAAGCCAGATCACAAACCACCTTCTGAGCTGGAGAAGCAAGAACCAATGCACAAACTGTTAACCCCAGTTGAACCTCCTAAAGAAGTGAAGCCAAGGACCAGGAGACAAGACGATAACCCCTTGGATCG
This sequence is a window from Hevea brasiliensis isolate MT/VB/25A 57/8 chromosome 10, ASM3005281v1, whole genome shotgun sequence. Protein-coding genes within it:
- the LOC131169433 gene encoding flavonoid 8-O-methyltransferase 1-like, which translates into the protein MELSNNQVNGLQGTDNLKYVGGNMFEEIPPSDAILLKSDEECVKIMKQCKEAIKGREGGKLIIIDMVIGSGEKDKDAMETQLFFDMLMMALVNGQERNEKEWAKLFFDAGFSDYKIKPMLGLRSIIEVYP